In Vigna unguiculata cultivar IT97K-499-35 chromosome 3, ASM411807v1, whole genome shotgun sequence, a single genomic region encodes these proteins:
- the LOC114175847 gene encoding chaperone protein dnaJ 11, chloroplastic-like produces MASCTTLYQILGICPAASEGEIKAAYRQLVKVYHPDVAPMGKKESSGSEFIKIHDAYRTLLNLDKRAKYDRNLIPRGRVFSTASSGVSGYNGRRWETDQCW; encoded by the coding sequence ATGGCTTCGTGCACCACGCTCTACCAGATTCTGGGAATCTGTCCAGCCGCGTCGGAAGGAGAAATCAAAGCGGCTTACCGGCAACTGGTGAAGGTCTACCACCCGGACGTGGCTCCGATGGGGAAAAAGGAATCCTCTGGGAGCGAGTTCATAAAGATCCATGATGCTTATCGCACGCTATTGAATCTCGATAAGCGTGCCAAGTATGATCGAAACTTGATTCCACGTGGGCGAGTGTTCTCAACAGCGTCGTCTGGAGTTTCCGGCTATAATGGTCGAAGATGGGAAACTGACCAGTGCTGGTAG
- the LOC114178951 gene encoding 40S ribosomal protein S4-1-like, with protein sequence MARGLKKHLKRLNAPKHWMLDKLGGAFAPKPSSGPHKSRECLPLILILRNRLKYALTYREVIAILMQRHVLVDGKVRTDKTYPSGFMDVVSIPKTNENFRLLYDTKGRFRLHSVRDEEAKFKLCKVRSVQFGQKGIPYLNTYDGRTIRYPDPVIRANDTIKLDLEENKIVDFIKFDVGNVVMVTGGRNRGRVGVIKSREKHKGSFETIHVQDATGHEFATRLGNVFTIGKGTKPWVSLPKGKGIKLSIIEEARKRIAAQQATAA encoded by the exons ATG GCTAGAGGATTGAAGAAGCATTTGAAGAGGCTCAATGCCCCAAAGCATTGGATGCTTGACAAACTGGGTGGTGCATTT gCTCCCAAGCCCTCATCTGGACCACACAAATCTAGGGAATGCCTGCCACTCATTCTCATTCTGCGAAACCGGCTGAAGTATGCCCTGACATACCGTGAAGTCATTGCTATTCTTATGCAACGACATGTCCTCGTTGATGGCAAAGTCAGGACAGACAAGACATATCCATCTGGTTTTATGG ATGTTGTATCCATCCCTAAAACAAATGAGAACTTCCGCTTGCTGTATGACACTAAAGGCAGATTCCGTCTTCACTCAGTCAGGGACGAGGAAGCTAAG TTCAAGCTCTGCAAGGTTCGGTCAGTGCAGTTTGGGCAAAAGGGCATCCCATACCTGAACACCTATGATGGGCGCACCATCCGCTACCCAGACCCTGTCATCAGGGCCAATGACACCATTAAGTTGGACTTGGAGGAAAACAAGATCGTTGATTTCATCAAATTTGATGTTGGGAATGTAGTTATGGTGACAGGTGGAAGGAATAGAGGGCGTGTTGGAGTGATCAAGAGCAGAGAGAAGCACAAGGGAAGCTTTGAGACTATCCATGTTCAAGATGCTACTGGGCACGAATTTGCAACTCGTTTGGGCAATGTGTTTACCATCGGTAAAGGAACAAAACCTTGGGTATCTCTTCCTAAGGGTAAAGGTATTAAGCTTTCGATCATCGAGGAAGCCAGGAAGAGGATTGCCGCCCAACAAGCTACTGCTGCTTAA
- the LOC114174956 gene encoding chaperone protein dnaJ 11, chloroplastic-like, with product MASCTTLYQILGICPAASEGEIKAAYRQLVKVCHPDVAPMGKKESSGSEFIKIHDAYRTLLNPDKRAKYDRNLIPRGRVFSTASSGVSGYNGRRWETDQCW from the coding sequence ATGGCTTCGTGCACCACGCTCTACCAGATTCTGGGAATCTGTCCAGCCGCGTCGGAAGGAGAAATCAAAGCGGCTTACCGGCAACTGGTGAAGGTCTGCCACCCGGACGTGGCTCCGATGGGGAAAAAGGAATCCTCTGGGAGCGAGTTCATAAAGATCCACGATGCTTATCGCACGCTATTGAATCCCGATAAGCGTGCCAAGTATGATCGAAACTTGATTCCACGTGGGCGAGTGTTCTCAACGGCGTCGTCTGGAGTTTCCGGCTATAATGGTCGGAGATGGGAAACTGACCAGTGCTGGTAG